The Candidatus Methanomethylophilaceae archaeon genome contains a region encoding:
- a CDS encoding ABC transporter ATP-binding protein has protein sequence MDIQVKDLNVSVSKPKKRIVEAASLHVDEGEFVGLLGPNGSGKSTLLMTVYRTMKKESGEILLEGRHLEDLSLKESACMMSVVTQHNYYNFDFKVDEVVMMGRTPHKKTMEMDDENDRLIVEEALRKVNMLEMRDRDFSSLSGGEQQRIILARSLAQQTPCLILDEPTNHLDVKYQLEVLDIVKQLGCTALCALHDLNLAAQYCDRIYILLNGKIIREGPPEEVITEEMIQEVYGVKASVDRHPKTGMLNVVYYPGHVAEHSQSE, from the coding sequence ATGGACATACAGGTGAAAGATCTAAACGTCTCGGTGTCCAAGCCTAAGAAGAGGATAGTGGAGGCCGCCAGCCTGCATGTGGACGAGGGGGAGTTCGTCGGCCTTCTGGGCCCTAACGGATCCGGGAAGTCGACTCTTCTGATGACCGTCTACCGCACCATGAAGAAAGAGAGCGGGGAGATACTGCTAGAAGGCAGGCACCTAGAGGATCTCTCACTCAAGGAGAGCGCCTGCATGATGTCCGTGGTTACCCAGCATAACTACTATAACTTCGATTTCAAGGTCGATGAGGTCGTTATGATGGGGAGGACCCCCCATAAGAAGACCATGGAGATGGACGACGAGAACGACCGTCTCATAGTCGAGGAGGCCCTCAGGAAGGTCAATATGCTCGAAATGAGGGACAGGGATTTCTCGTCTCTGTCCGGAGGGGAGCAGCAGAGGATCATACTCGCCAGGTCGCTGGCCCAGCAGACTCCGTGCCTCATCCTCGACGAGCCCACAAACCATCTGGACGTGAAATATCAGCTGGAGGTCCTCGACATCGTGAAGCAGCTGGGGTGCACCGCGCTCTGCGCTCTCCATGACCTGAACCTCGCCGCCCAGTACTGCGACAGGATATACATCCTGCTGAACGGGAAGATCATCAGAGAGGGGCCTCCGGAAGAGGTCATCACGGAAGAGATGATACAGGAGGTCTACGGAGTGAAAGCTTCCGTGGACAGGCACCCGAAGACAGGCATGCTCAACGTAGTCTACTATCCCGGGCATGTGGCTGAGCATTCCCAATCCGAATGA